A part of Streptomyces sp. NBC_01210 genomic DNA contains:
- a CDS encoding carbohydrate ABC transporter permease — protein sequence MKTPTASEAISPDPITAGPAVRNPGSDGRRPARGIRRQLPSSPWLFAAPGLLVVGTFSLYPFLSTLVNAFTDRRTLVPGQYVGLANFRELLDDEMFWIGLRNSTLYVLGVVPALVILPLLLAMLVQRHIPGITFFRSAFYTPVVASIVVVGLIWVWMLDDRGLINSVLEAVGVGKVGFLSDQWLLLGSAMAVTVWKGLGYYMIIYLAALANVPRELHEAAAVDGAGAVRRFCTVTVPAVRSTMVLVGALSSVASFKVFSEVYLMAGPSGGPAGEDTTLVMLVQRVGTGLTGRVGYASAISVVVFVVTVALMLLVLRADRKEDA from the coding sequence ATGAAGACCCCCACCGCCTCCGAGGCGATCTCGCCCGATCCCATCACGGCGGGCCCGGCCGTCCGGAACCCCGGCTCCGACGGCCGCCGGCCCGCCCGTGGGATCAGGCGCCAACTGCCTTCCAGCCCCTGGCTGTTCGCGGCGCCAGGTCTCCTGGTCGTCGGTACCTTCAGCCTGTATCCGTTCCTCAGTACCCTGGTCAACGCTTTCACCGACCGCCGCACCCTGGTCCCCGGTCAGTACGTGGGCCTCGCCAACTTCCGGGAACTGCTCGACGACGAGATGTTCTGGATCGGGCTGCGCAACAGCACCCTGTACGTCCTCGGTGTCGTCCCCGCCCTGGTGATCCTGCCGCTGCTGCTGGCGATGCTCGTACAGCGGCACATCCCCGGCATCACCTTCTTCCGCTCGGCCTTCTACACCCCGGTCGTCGCCTCCATCGTCGTGGTCGGCCTGATCTGGGTGTGGATGCTCGACGACCGAGGACTGATCAACTCGGTGCTCGAGGCGGTCGGCGTCGGCAAGGTCGGCTTCCTCAGCGACCAGTGGCTGCTGCTCGGCAGCGCGATGGCGGTCACGGTCTGGAAGGGCCTCGGCTACTACATGATCATTTATCTGGCGGCGCTGGCCAATGTCCCGCGCGAGCTGCACGAGGCCGCCGCCGTCGACGGAGCGGGGGCCGTACGCCGCTTCTGCACCGTCACCGTCCCCGCGGTCCGCTCCACCATGGTCCTCGTCGGTGCGCTCTCCTCCGTCGCCTCTTTCAAGGTCTTCTCCGAGGTCTATCTGATGGCAGGTCCCAGCGGCGGCCCGGCAGGCGAGGACACCACGCTCGTGATGCTCGTCCAGCGCGTCGGCACCGGACTGACCGGCCGTGTCGGCTACGCCTCGGCCATCTCGGTGGTCGTCTTCGTCGTCACCGTCGCCCTGATGCTGCTGGTCCTCCGCGCCGACCGCAAGGAGGACGCATGA
- a CDS encoding FAD-binding oxidoreductase, with amino-acid sequence MDGTTLEGMRTALRGPVIGPKDPEYHQARKIYNAMIDREPAAMVRCTDAADVMDAVDFIRDHGLELAVRGGGHSGPGLCLVDDGVTIDLSPMRWVRVDPAAKTARVGGGSVLGDLDHAAHAFGLATPAGIMSTTGVGGLTLGGGHGYLTRKYGLTVDNLLSADVVLADGSFVTASETENPDLFWALRGGGGNFGIVTSFDFRLNPVHTVGVAITVWPVDSTREVLRWYRDFLPQAPEDLYGFFALLTVPPGPPFPEEIHGHKMCGVVWCWTGDLARLEETLAPVTEPGRPAFHFTAPMPYPALQTMFDELIPAGLQWYWRGSFFDRITDEAIDVHLKYGENLPTDLSTMHLYPVDGAAHKVGTDDTAWAYRDAVWSGVIAGMDPDPANAQTIKQWAVDYWDELQPYSMGGSYVNFLGAGEGQDRVKATYRDHYDRLAEIKRIYDPHNLFHANQNIEPAK; translated from the coding sequence ATGGACGGCACCACTCTGGAAGGAATGCGGACTGCCCTGCGCGGTCCGGTCATCGGCCCCAAGGACCCGGAGTACCACCAGGCCCGCAAGATCTACAACGCAATGATCGACCGTGAGCCGGCTGCCATGGTGCGGTGCACGGACGCGGCGGATGTGATGGATGCGGTCGATTTCATCCGCGACCACGGTCTCGAACTCGCCGTACGGGGCGGCGGACACAGCGGCCCGGGCCTGTGTCTGGTGGACGACGGCGTCACCATCGACCTGTCGCCGATGCGCTGGGTGCGCGTCGACCCCGCCGCGAAGACCGCCAGGGTGGGCGGCGGCAGTGTTCTCGGCGATCTCGACCATGCCGCACACGCCTTCGGCCTCGCCACCCCCGCCGGCATCATGTCGACAACGGGCGTCGGAGGCCTCACCCTCGGCGGCGGTCACGGCTACCTGACCCGCAAGTACGGTCTGACGGTGGACAATCTGCTGTCCGCGGACGTCGTGCTCGCCGACGGCAGTTTCGTCACCGCGAGCGAGACCGAGAACCCGGACCTGTTCTGGGCGCTGCGCGGCGGTGGCGGGAACTTCGGCATCGTCACCTCGTTCGACTTCCGGCTGAACCCGGTGCACACCGTGGGTGTCGCAATCACCGTCTGGCCGGTCGACAGCACCCGCGAGGTGCTGCGGTGGTACCGCGACTTCCTGCCGCAGGCACCCGAGGACCTCTACGGCTTCTTCGCGCTGCTCACAGTTCCGCCGGGTCCGCCGTTCCCGGAAGAGATCCATGGGCACAAGATGTGCGGCGTCGTGTGGTGCTGGACAGGAGACCTGGCCCGCCTAGAGGAGACTCTCGCGCCCGTGACCGAGCCCGGCCGGCCGGCCTTCCACTTCACGGCACCGATGCCGTACCCCGCGCTGCAGACCATGTTCGACGAACTGATCCCCGCCGGCCTGCAGTGGTACTGGCGCGGGTCCTTCTTCGACCGGATCACGGACGAAGCCATCGATGTGCACCTCAAGTACGGCGAGAACCTCCCCACCGACCTGTCGACCATGCATCTCTACCCGGTCGACGGGGCGGCCCACAAGGTCGGCACGGACGACACCGCGTGGGCCTACCGGGACGCCGTCTGGTCCGGTGTCATCGCCGGTATGGACCCCGACCCGGCCAACGCGCAGACGATCAAGCAGTGGGCCGTCGACTACTGGGATGAGCTGCAGCCGTACTCCATGGGCGGCTCGTACGTGAACTTCCTCGGCGCGGGCGAGGGCCAGGACCGGGTCAAGGCCACCTACCGCGACCACTACGACCGGCTCGCGGAGATCAAACGGATCTACGATCCGCACAATCTGTTCCACGCCAACCAGAACATCGAGCCCGCCAAGTAG
- a CDS encoding SpoIIE family protein phosphatase, giving the protein MRGTAAGEHAGCVTWYGAAGYTPQSQSGAMPGRLNGSGRVPDELSLVLAQAAVGATEAVGGYAGGVYLRSRTRGLLRLAVLAGLPVRLFRPWWRMHVNRPFPVAEAYRSGQAVLLGDAEEAMRRFPQLMAGLPYPFGSLYAPVVGGDEKFGVLVVLRPATPGHPVDHPDRRRMQTAARRLGTALAELGEDGGLVEWDGEPTPVQLPTASAPPVRICYFDWDLDSGAVTADDELCAILGTDPAGFAGTIEALAERLAPEDAYGLWAVAAQAARSGGPVSRRMWLRGPDGRLHLLELSGRRTQPPGDGPGSHLTGYLVDLGTGPAVAEATDRLPRGILSLDRLGRITHINRNAETLLGHARSELAGRVLWDVLPWFGHPAYEDHYRAALFGYDPVHFMARRGPKEWLTVSLYPSHDGLTATLTPAEEPAYASGSIVRPGPGFGSPTDRASSLYRPVALAIALTEAVTARQVSAVVTEELLPAFGGRQLAIYLLNERHLYLAWETGFPKGFLDRFDGVALDARLPGVETLTSGRPIFFESMERLAAAYPGIPIDADVGARAFLPLIASGRPVGSCILGFDHPRGFSPEERTVLTALAGLIAQALQRAQRYDSEAALARGLQDALLPHRLPVLEFVDTVGRYLPGTQGLEVGGDWYDVVETGCGELALVIGDVQGHGVSAAATMGQLRSAVRAFALSGHDPQEVMSGTNRLLIDLDPGQFASCCYIVLDRESGSTQAVRAGHPQPLLRHPDGRTEVLDIPGGVVLGVDVEASYPVTEMLLEPGAVLALYTDGLVEQPGIDIDLGVERLRSALAKVGSNPLADAADRLILEARQATDRPDDIALLLAARWADVPRQAP; this is encoded by the coding sequence ATGCGCGGCACGGCTGCCGGGGAGCATGCTGGCTGTGTGACCTGGTACGGCGCGGCCGGGTACACCCCGCAGAGCCAGAGTGGGGCAATGCCCGGGCGACTGAACGGCAGCGGCCGAGTTCCGGACGAGCTGTCCCTGGTGCTCGCACAAGCCGCGGTGGGCGCGACCGAAGCTGTCGGCGGGTACGCCGGCGGCGTCTATTTGCGCTCCCGCACGCGGGGGCTGCTGCGGTTGGCTGTGCTCGCCGGGCTGCCCGTCCGGCTGTTCCGCCCCTGGTGGCGTATGCATGTGAACCGCCCGTTCCCGGTGGCCGAGGCCTACCGCTCCGGTCAGGCTGTCCTCCTCGGCGACGCCGAGGAGGCCATGCGCCGGTTCCCGCAGCTTATGGCGGGCCTGCCGTACCCTTTCGGCTCGCTGTACGCGCCTGTCGTCGGCGGCGACGAGAAGTTCGGCGTGCTGGTGGTGCTGCGGCCCGCCACGCCCGGACACCCGGTCGACCACCCCGACCGCCGCCGGATGCAAACTGCCGCAAGGCGCCTCGGAACCGCTCTGGCGGAGCTGGGCGAGGACGGAGGGCTCGTCGAGTGGGACGGTGAACCGACGCCCGTCCAGTTGCCCACCGCCTCCGCCCCACCGGTGCGGATCTGTTACTTCGACTGGGACCTCGACAGCGGCGCCGTAACCGCCGACGACGAGCTGTGCGCGATCCTCGGCACCGACCCGGCGGGCTTCGCCGGCACCATCGAGGCTCTGGCGGAGCGTCTGGCGCCGGAGGACGCGTACGGACTGTGGGCCGTCGCCGCCCAGGCGGCCAGGTCGGGCGGGCCGGTGTCGCGCAGGATGTGGCTACGGGGACCGGACGGACGGTTGCATCTGCTCGAACTCTCGGGCCGTCGCACACAGCCGCCCGGCGACGGTCCGGGCAGCCACCTGACCGGTTACCTGGTGGACCTCGGCACCGGGCCGGCCGTCGCCGAGGCGACCGACCGGCTCCCGCGCGGCATCCTCTCGCTCGACCGCCTCGGGCGGATCACCCACATCAACCGCAATGCGGAGACTCTGCTCGGTCACGCACGGTCCGAGCTGGCCGGACGCGTTCTGTGGGACGTCCTGCCGTGGTTCGGGCACCCCGCCTACGAGGACCACTACCGGGCGGCACTGTTCGGGTACGACCCCGTCCACTTCATGGCCCGCCGCGGGCCCAAGGAATGGCTGACGGTCTCCCTCTACCCCAGCCACGACGGCCTGACCGCCACACTGACCCCGGCAGAGGAACCGGCCTATGCGTCAGGGTCCATCGTCAGGCCGGGCCCCGGGTTCGGCTCCCCGACCGACCGCGCGTCGTCGCTGTACCGCCCGGTCGCCCTGGCCATCGCGCTGACGGAGGCCGTCACAGCCCGTCAGGTGTCCGCCGTGGTCACGGAGGAACTGCTGCCCGCCTTCGGCGGCCGTCAACTGGCGATCTACCTGCTGAACGAGAGACATCTCTATCTGGCCTGGGAGACCGGTTTCCCGAAGGGTTTCCTCGACCGCTTCGACGGCGTCGCGCTCGACGCCCGGCTGCCCGGCGTCGAGACGCTCACCTCCGGCCGCCCCATCTTCTTCGAGTCCATGGAGCGACTGGCCGCCGCCTACCCCGGCATCCCCATCGACGCGGACGTCGGCGCCCGGGCCTTCCTGCCACTGATCGCCTCCGGCCGCCCCGTCGGCTCCTGCATCCTCGGCTTCGACCATCCGCGCGGCTTCAGCCCGGAAGAGCGCACCGTCCTCACCGCACTCGCCGGACTCATCGCGCAGGCCCTCCAGCGAGCCCAGCGTTACGACTCCGAAGCCGCACTCGCCCGTGGTCTGCAGGATGCTCTTCTGCCGCACCGGCTGCCGGTACTCGAGTTTGTCGACACTGTCGGGCGGTACCTCCCCGGCACCCAGGGCTTGGAAGTCGGGGGCGACTGGTACGACGTCGTGGAGACCGGCTGCGGGGAGCTGGCCCTGGTCATCGGCGATGTACAGGGACACGGTGTCTCCGCCGCCGCCACCATGGGTCAACTGCGCAGCGCCGTACGTGCCTTCGCGCTCAGCGGGCATGACCCGCAGGAGGTGATGAGTGGCACCAACCGGCTCCTCATCGACCTCGATCCGGGCCAGTTCGCCAGCTGCTGCTATATCGTCCTCGACCGGGAATCCGGCTCCACGCAGGCCGTACGGGCCGGGCACCCCCAGCCTCTGCTGCGCCATCCCGACGGCAGGACCGAGGTCCTGGACATCCCTGGTGGCGTCGTGCTCGGCGTCGACGTGGAGGCGTCCTACCCCGTCACCGAAATGTTGCTCGAGCCGGGCGCCGTCCTGGCTCTCTACACCGACGGACTGGTGGAGCAGCCGGGAATCGACATCGACCTCGGCGTCGAGCGGCTGCGCAGCGCACTCGCCAAAGTCGGCTCGAACCCTCTCGCCGACGCGGCGGACCGACTGATCCTCGAGGCCAGACAGGCCACCGACAGGCCCGACGACATCGCGCTGCTGCTCGCCGCCCGCTGGGCCGACGTCCCACGGCAGGCGCCATGA
- a CDS encoding ABC transporter substrate-binding protein: MRIPRRALAAAAVLATVLPLSACGGGSDAGSSDASGKVEGKITFQTWNLQANFKDYFNGVIAAFEKNYPGTEVKWVDRPAEGYADKISADAAGNTLPDVVNVSPDLVAPLAKAGLALDLDKAASKYRKEYLQGAWQSHRIPGADGTYAFPWYLNTGPLFYNKRLFKDAGLDAEKPPKTYDEVFDAGLRMAGKSKGRIATLANVPTIEDFGRYDVPLMNKEGTGFAFNDAKGVELLTRYKELYDAKALDPQALTATPESSGHKFLTESVAMNPGSALDLENFKKQAPSLYRNIGITDQVSSTGKVNMYVMGVMVNSRAKQKPAAVAFAHFVTDATRQMEFAKKVAIFPSTAGSLDDPYFTKEDGTDVTRVRIAAAKSLKTAVNYTPVLFSEQMKTELRNAVARALQGKESPKEALDNAVKACDRLLRQS; this comes from the coding sequence GTGCGCATCCCCCGCAGGGCACTCGCTGCTGCCGCCGTCCTCGCCACCGTTCTGCCGCTCAGTGCCTGCGGCGGCGGATCCGACGCCGGTTCGTCCGACGCATCCGGCAAGGTCGAAGGCAAGATCACCTTCCAGACCTGGAACCTGCAGGCCAACTTCAAGGACTACTTCAACGGAGTCATCGCGGCCTTCGAGAAGAACTACCCGGGCACTGAGGTGAAGTGGGTCGACCGGCCCGCGGAGGGCTACGCCGACAAGATCAGCGCCGATGCCGCAGGCAATACGCTGCCCGACGTCGTCAATGTCTCCCCGGACCTGGTGGCCCCGCTGGCCAAGGCCGGGCTCGCGCTCGACCTCGACAAGGCGGCCTCGAAGTACCGCAAGGAGTATCTGCAGGGCGCCTGGCAGAGCCACCGGATACCGGGCGCGGACGGCACGTACGCCTTTCCCTGGTACCTCAACACCGGCCCGCTCTTCTACAACAAGCGTCTCTTCAAGGATGCCGGACTCGATGCCGAGAAGCCCCCGAAGACCTATGACGAGGTCTTCGATGCCGGGCTGAGGATGGCAGGGAAGAGCAAGGGGAGGATCGCGACCCTCGCGAATGTGCCCACCATCGAGGACTTCGGCCGCTACGACGTCCCGCTGATGAACAAGGAAGGCACCGGCTTCGCCTTCAATGACGCCAAGGGAGTGGAACTCCTCACCCGCTACAAGGAGTTGTACGACGCCAAGGCGCTCGACCCGCAGGCGTTGACGGCGACCCCCGAGTCGTCGGGCCACAAGTTTCTGACCGAGTCCGTCGCCATGAACCCCGGCAGCGCGCTGGACCTGGAGAACTTCAAGAAGCAGGCCCCGAGCCTCTACAGGAACATCGGGATCACCGACCAGGTCAGCAGCACGGGCAAGGTCAATATGTATGTCATGGGCGTCATGGTGAACTCCCGGGCCAAGCAGAAGCCCGCCGCCGTCGCCTTCGCCCACTTCGTGACTGACGCGACCCGTCAGATGGAGTTCGCCAAGAAGGTCGCCATCTTCCCGAGCACCGCAGGATCGCTCGACGACCCGTACTTCACCAAGGAGGACGGCACTGATGTGACCCGGGTGCGCATCGCGGCCGCCAAGTCCCTGAAGACCGCGGTCAATTACACACCGGTGCTGTTCAGTGAGCAGATGAAGACGGAGCTGCGCAACGCGGTGGCCCGGGCGCTGCAGGGCAAGGAGAGCCCCAAGGAAGCGCTTGATAACGCTGTCAAGGCCTGCGACCGGCTGCTGCGGCAGAGCTGA
- a CDS encoding LacI family DNA-binding transcriptional regulator, with the protein MAANTPSDKDTSPTRRAPARRPTMKDIAQRAGVSESAVSFALNDRPGVSEITRDRIRRVAEQLGWRPSTAARALSGEGSATVGLVLARPAATLGVDSFFLQLISGIQEILAERQLGLLFQVVEDVPTECAVYRRWWAEHRVDGVLVVDPRTDDPRPELLDELGLPGVVIGGLPDQHPNLSQVRADDTGAMASVVGRLYELGHRRIVHIAGLPSLAHTDRRIRSLRAEAGRRGLTEVRSLATDYSDAEGAAVTRRVLEGSTPPTALIYDNDVMAAAGAAVTAGLGLSVPGDVSIVSWEDSVLCRMVHPWLTALSRDTVAFGRIAAQELTALLDGGAARSVPVPLPRLIERESTAPTGDDLATGVS; encoded by the coding sequence ATGGCAGCGAATACCCCGTCCGACAAGGACACCTCGCCGACCAGGCGCGCTCCCGCGCGGCGCCCGACGATGAAGGACATCGCTCAGCGTGCCGGGGTCTCGGAGAGCGCCGTGTCCTTCGCGCTCAACGACCGGCCCGGCGTCTCGGAGATCACCCGTGACCGGATCCGGCGCGTCGCCGAACAGCTGGGCTGGCGGCCGAGCACGGCGGCTCGCGCACTGTCCGGCGAGGGCTCGGCGACGGTCGGCCTCGTGCTGGCACGGCCGGCCGCGACGCTGGGCGTGGACTCCTTCTTCCTCCAGCTGATCTCGGGTATCCAGGAGATCCTGGCGGAACGTCAACTCGGTCTGCTCTTCCAGGTGGTGGAGGATGTACCGACCGAGTGCGCGGTCTACCGCCGCTGGTGGGCCGAGCACCGGGTCGACGGTGTCCTGGTGGTCGACCCGCGGACCGACGACCCGCGTCCGGAGCTCCTCGACGAGCTGGGCCTGCCCGGTGTCGTCATCGGCGGACTGCCGGACCAGCATCCCAACCTGTCGCAGGTACGCGCCGACGACACCGGAGCGATGGCTTCCGTCGTGGGCCGGCTGTACGAGCTGGGGCACCGGCGGATCGTGCATATCGCGGGCCTGCCGTCACTCGCCCACACCGACCGTCGCATCCGCTCCCTGCGCGCCGAGGCCGGCCGGCGCGGGCTGACCGAGGTCCGGTCGCTGGCCACGGACTACTCCGACGCCGAGGGCGCTGCGGTGACCCGCCGGGTGCTGGAAGGGAGCACACCGCCCACCGCACTCATCTACGACAACGACGTGATGGCAGCGGCCGGAGCGGCCGTCACGGCGGGCCTTGGCCTCTCCGTTCCCGGCGACGTGTCGATCGTTTCGTGGGAGGACTCCGTGCTGTGCCGCATGGTCCATCCCTGGCTGACGGCACTCTCCCGGGACACGGTCGCCTTCGGGCGGATCGCCGCACAGGAACTGACCGCTCTGCTCGACGGCGGCGCGGCCCGGTCGGTACCAGTGCCGCTCCCCCGGCTGATCGAGCGGGAGAGTACGGCGCCCACCGGAGACGACCTGGCCACGGGCGTCTCTTAG
- a CDS encoding SpoIIE family protein phosphatase yields MSVVNSAEDAGFRGPLDVTRAATAVLDAEGRVVGWSPKAQGLLGYPPQEVLQRPIGALVVEPVDDIHPAADLAGAAHGGRQVLHMRHRDGHIVRVVTATHALTHEGAGPAWLLAVADAEETEEWESLQSMLRGLATESPVGLAVYDTDLRVVWTNSALRQEMGTSQYVGLGPDEMVTHGKVLSPGYPPTLEEMMRRVLANGEPVIGLHYSGHPPVDPEHDHVWSCSYYRLQDAGGVSLGVCEETVDITDAYLAQQRLDLLVRAGGQVGTTLDIFRTAQELCVVTVPQFADAVTVDLLEVVLAGDQPTQGSAHARDMVRVWEEPESKRAGPGGARPAGRERVDYPPDSPQARSLSSGRPVLDAPADTERGNGQLPPRSRLVVPLRAEGATLGLVTFSRDRHPAPFDDGERAVADELVSRTAVCIDNARRFTREHAASLMLQRSLLPQNLAQLTAVELAYRYLPADSRAGVGGDWFDVIALSGTRVGLVVGDVVGHGLRAAATMGRLRTSVRVLARLDLAPEELLARLDDLVGEGANEQAAVLDAGEQVPHDEALGVTCLYAVYDPVSGVCRMARAGHPPPAVVHSGSGTVTFPDLPAGPPLGLGAVPFESVEMKLPEGSLIALFTDGLVRSRDRDVDVQLETLGAVLTEHRRPLDELCDQAVAALLPGPVDDDAALLLVRTQKLDRHQVAEWELAADPEEVGRARAVATEQVGAWGLDDLVFITELVVSELVTNALRYADGPIQLRLIRDQTLICEVSDTGHTSPNLRHAGSEDEGGRGLFLVARMTQHWGTRYTSTGKTIWAEQTALRANPDHLR; encoded by the coding sequence ATGAGCGTAGTGAACTCAGCCGAGGATGCCGGCTTCCGTGGCCCCCTGGATGTCACCAGGGCAGCCACGGCTGTGCTGGATGCCGAGGGCAGGGTCGTCGGATGGAGTCCGAAGGCGCAGGGGCTGCTGGGATACCCGCCCCAGGAGGTGCTTCAGCGCCCGATCGGTGCTCTGGTGGTGGAGCCCGTCGACGACATCCACCCGGCGGCAGACCTGGCGGGCGCGGCACATGGCGGCCGTCAGGTGCTCCATATGCGTCACCGGGACGGCCATATCGTCCGCGTTGTGACGGCAACGCATGCGCTGACCCACGAGGGCGCCGGGCCCGCCTGGCTCCTGGCGGTGGCCGATGCGGAGGAAACGGAGGAGTGGGAGTCCCTGCAGTCGATGCTCCGGGGGCTGGCCACCGAGTCACCCGTCGGTCTGGCCGTCTACGACACGGATCTGCGGGTGGTGTGGACTAACTCCGCCCTGCGTCAGGAGATGGGTACTTCGCAGTACGTCGGCCTGGGCCCGGACGAGATGGTGACCCATGGCAAGGTCCTGTCCCCGGGGTATCCGCCGACTCTGGAGGAGATGATGCGGCGGGTCCTCGCCAACGGCGAGCCTGTCATCGGGCTGCACTACAGCGGCCACCCGCCCGTGGACCCGGAGCACGACCACGTCTGGTCCTGTTCGTACTACCGGCTGCAGGACGCCGGGGGTGTCTCGCTGGGTGTGTGCGAGGAGACCGTGGACATCACCGACGCCTACCTCGCACAGCAGCGGCTGGATCTCCTGGTGCGGGCCGGCGGACAGGTGGGTACGACCCTGGACATATTCCGTACGGCGCAGGAGCTCTGCGTGGTCACCGTCCCGCAGTTCGCCGACGCGGTCACGGTCGACCTCCTGGAGGTCGTGCTGGCAGGTGATCAGCCCACGCAGGGATCCGCGCACGCGCGGGACATGGTCCGAGTGTGGGAGGAGCCGGAATCCAAGCGGGCGGGCCCGGGAGGGGCGCGGCCGGCGGGACGGGAGCGAGTCGACTACCCGCCGGATTCGCCCCAGGCACGCAGCCTGTCCTCCGGCCGTCCGGTGCTGGATGCCCCGGCGGATACGGAGCGCGGTAATGGGCAACTGCCGCCGCGCTCGCGGCTGGTCGTTCCGCTGCGTGCCGAGGGAGCCACCTTGGGGCTGGTCACCTTCTCGCGGGACCGCCACCCCGCGCCGTTCGACGACGGAGAGCGGGCCGTGGCCGACGAGCTTGTCTCGCGGACCGCCGTATGTATCGACAACGCCCGCCGTTTCACCCGTGAGCACGCCGCGTCCCTCATGCTCCAGCGCAGTCTGCTGCCGCAGAATCTGGCGCAGCTGACGGCAGTTGAGCTGGCGTACCGCTATCTGCCGGCGGACAGCAGGGCCGGGGTGGGCGGCGACTGGTTCGACGTCATCGCCCTGTCGGGCACGCGGGTGGGCCTGGTCGTGGGAGACGTGGTCGGTCACGGGCTGCGCGCTGCCGCCACCATGGGCCGTCTGCGTACGAGCGTACGGGTGCTGGCCCGGCTGGACCTCGCGCCGGAGGAGCTTCTCGCGCGCCTCGACGACCTCGTCGGGGAGGGCGCCAACGAGCAGGCGGCCGTCCTTGACGCGGGCGAGCAGGTGCCCCACGACGAAGCGCTCGGGGTGACGTGCCTGTACGCCGTGTACGACCCGGTGTCCGGAGTGTGCCGCATGGCGCGGGCCGGGCATCCGCCTCCCGCGGTCGTCCACTCCGGTTCCGGCACCGTCACCTTCCCCGACCTTCCCGCGGGGCCTCCCCTCGGCCTGGGCGCCGTGCCCTTCGAGAGCGTGGAGATGAAACTGCCGGAAGGCAGCCTCATCGCCCTGTTCACCGATGGCCTCGTCCGGAGTCGCGACCGGGACGTCGACGTCCAGCTCGAAACGCTCGGCGCAGTGCTCACCGAGCATCGACGCCCGCTGGACGAGCTGTGCGACCAGGCAGTGGCCGCGCTGCTGCCGGGCCCCGTGGACGACGACGCCGCGCTGCTGCTCGTACGTACACAGAAGCTGGACCGCCATCAGGTGGCCGAGTGGGAACTGGCCGCCGATCCGGAGGAGGTCGGCCGCGCCCGGGCCGTGGCCACCGAGCAGGTCGGCGCCTGGGGACTGGACGACCTCGTCTTCATCACCGAACTGGTGGTGAGCGAGCTCGTCACCAACGCCCTCCGGTATGCCGACGGCCCGATCCAACTGCGGCTCATCCGCGACCAGACGCTGATCTGCGAGGTCTCCGACACCGGACACACCTCACCCAATCTGCGTCATGCCGGCAGTGAGGACGAAGGCGGCCGTGGTCTCTTCCTCGTCGCACGGATGACCCAGCATTGGGGAACGCGCTACACATCGACCGGCAAGACGATCTGGGCCGAGCAGACTGCTCTCCGTGCAAACCCCGACCATCTCCGGTGA
- a CDS encoding SPW repeat protein, translating into MTTHPSIEQHPDLAEMRSRFERATTTPRAQAIETLALLTGLYLAASPWIVGFNGLTTLAVCNLITGVAYAICMGGFGSAYERTHAMAWCAIAIGAWTIISPWVVSGNVDTVRTMVNNIIVGLVALLLGLAMAAMDDRRTGLAPSRLRTRARSAPGSGGPNIDPMR; encoded by the coding sequence ATGACCACCCATCCGAGCATTGAGCAACACCCCGACCTGGCCGAGATGCGATCTCGGTTCGAACGGGCGACCACCACTCCCCGTGCCCAGGCGATCGAGACCCTCGCCCTGCTCACGGGCCTGTACCTGGCCGCCTCACCGTGGATAGTCGGCTTCAACGGCCTCACCACTCTGGCCGTCTGCAATCTGATCACCGGCGTTGCCTACGCCATATGCATGGGCGGGTTCGGCTCGGCATACGAGCGGACCCACGCCATGGCCTGGTGCGCCATAGCCATCGGAGCATGGACGATCATTTCTCCGTGGGTCGTGTCCGGCAACGTGGATACGGTGCGCACCATGGTCAACAACATCATCGTCGGCCTCGTGGCCCTGCTGCTCGGCCTGGCCATGGCCGCCATGGACGACCGTCGAACCGGTCTCGCTCCCAGTCGCCTGCGCACTCGCGCCCGTTCCGCCCCCGGCTCCGGTGGCCCGAACATCGACCCGATGCGCTGA